A region from the Chroogloeocystis siderophila 5.2 s.c.1 genome encodes:
- the prfC gene encoding peptide chain release factor 3, with product MTSIEFQPELYTEVERRRNFAIISHPDAGKTTLTEKLLLYGGAIHEAGSVKARRAQRKATSDWMAMEQQRGISITSTVLQFEYNDCQINLLDTPGHQDFSEDTYRTLAAADNAVMLIDAAKGLEPQTRKLFEVCKMRQLPIFTFVNKLDRPGREPLELLDEIEQELGLQTYAVNWPIGMGDRFQGVFDRHQQQIHLYSRVEHGSREAVDTVIDVGDPKIEELLEQDLYYQLKDELELLDELGAELDQDLVHQGKMTPVFFGSAMTNFGVDLFLNSFLEYALKPGSRRSTVGEIAPTYPEFTGFVFKLQANMDPKHRDRVAFVRVCTGKFEKDMTVNHARTGKTIRLSRPQKLFAQDRESIDIAFPGDVIGLNNPGVFAIGDTIYTGQKIEYEGIPCFSPELFATLRNPNPSKFKQFHKGVSEIREEGAVQIMYSADESKRDPILAAVGQLQFEVVQFRLQQEYGVETQLDLLPYTVARWVVNGWEALDKVGRLFNTATVKDSWGRPVLLFRNEWNCQQLQQDHPELELAAIAPVVSGQQPVDG from the coding sequence ATGACATCTATTGAATTTCAGCCTGAATTGTACACAGAGGTAGAACGTCGGCGTAATTTTGCAATTATTTCTCACCCAGACGCGGGGAAAACGACACTAACAGAAAAGCTATTACTTTACGGTGGAGCAATTCACGAAGCAGGATCGGTAAAAGCACGACGCGCACAGCGTAAGGCAACATCAGACTGGATGGCAATGGAGCAACAGCGGGGAATTTCGATTACCTCAACCGTCCTGCAATTTGAATACAACGATTGTCAAATCAATCTGCTTGACACACCAGGACACCAAGATTTTAGCGAAGACACGTACCGCACGCTCGCAGCCGCCGATAATGCTGTGATGCTCATTGATGCGGCAAAAGGGTTAGAACCACAAACACGAAAGTTGTTTGAAGTTTGTAAAATGCGTCAGCTTCCTATCTTTACATTCGTCAATAAGCTTGATCGCCCAGGAAGAGAACCCCTGGAATTATTAGACGAAATTGAACAGGAATTAGGGCTACAAACTTATGCGGTAAACTGGCCGATTGGAATGGGCGATCGCTTCCAAGGTGTTTTTGACCGTCATCAGCAGCAAATTCACTTATACTCGCGTGTCGAACATGGTAGCCGCGAAGCCGTCGATACGGTAATCGATGTTGGCGATCCCAAAATTGAAGAACTTTTAGAGCAAGATTTATATTATCAACTTAAAGACGAACTTGAACTTTTAGACGAATTAGGAGCCGAACTCGACCAAGATTTAGTTCACCAAGGCAAAATGACACCCGTATTTTTTGGAAGTGCCATGACAAACTTTGGTGTCGATCTGTTTCTTAATTCTTTTCTCGAATACGCGCTCAAACCAGGTAGCCGTAGGAGTACAGTAGGAGAAATTGCGCCAACGTATCCAGAATTCACGGGATTTGTGTTTAAACTGCAAGCAAACATGGACCCGAAACATCGCGATCGCGTCGCGTTTGTCCGCGTGTGTACAGGAAAGTTTGAAAAAGACATGACTGTCAATCACGCCCGTACCGGAAAAACAATTCGACTGTCACGCCCACAGAAATTATTTGCCCAAGATCGCGAATCAATTGATATCGCGTTTCCTGGGGACGTCATTGGTTTAAACAATCCTGGCGTATTTGCGATCGGCGATACAATTTATACAGGTCAAAAAATCGAATACGAAGGCATTCCTTGCTTTTCACCAGAATTATTTGCGACGCTGCGCAACCCCAACCCTTCCAAATTTAAGCAATTTCACAAAGGAGTTTCGGAAATCCGCGAAGAAGGTGCAGTACAGATTATGTACTCTGCGGATGAGTCAAAACGCGATCCGATTCTCGCCGCAGTTGGACAATTACAGTTTGAAGTTGTTCAGTTTCGCTTACAGCAAGAATATGGCGTTGAAACTCAACTGGACTTGTTACCATACACCGTTGCACGTTGGGTCGTCAATGGTTGGGAAGCTTTAGACAAGGTAGGGCGCTTGTTCAACACCGCGACTGTGAAAGACAGTTGGGGTCGTCCTGTGTTACTATTCCGCAATGAATGGAATTGTCAGCAACTACAACAAGATCATCCAGAACTAGAGTTAGCGGCGATCGCGCCTGTCGTCTCCGGTCAACAGCCAGTTGATGGATAA
- a CDS encoding DUF4870 domain-containing protein, with the protein MYDSDQRKILSVLCHISIFFSTTLVSVGIPIAALFLSSDPVVKDNAKEAINFHFNVWLYGIIIAILAFVTLGALGLILGPILFLFHWGLPILGIVQILNNPDQVYRYPFIFRVF; encoded by the coding sequence ATGTACGACTCAGACCAAAGGAAAATTCTTTCAGTATTATGCCACATCTCAATTTTTTTTAGTACGACGTTAGTTTCGGTAGGAATTCCGATAGCTGCGTTATTTTTATCGTCAGATCCTGTAGTAAAAGATAATGCTAAAGAGGCAATTAACTTTCACTTTAATGTATGGTTATATGGCATCATTATTGCAATCCTTGCTTTTGTGACCTTGGGTGCATTAGGGCTAATTTTAGGACCAATCTTATTTCTATTTCATTGGGGACTGCCAATTTTAGGAATTGTGCAGATTTTGAATAATCCTGATCAAGTTTATCGCTATCCTTTTATTTTTCGAGTATTTTAA
- the hemB gene encoding porphobilinogen synthase: protein MFPIHRPRRLRTHPQLRRMVRETVLTTSDLIYPLFAVPGDGIAKEVKSMPGVYQLSVDKIVEEAKEVYDLGIPGIILFGIPEDKDTDATGAWHDCGIVQKAATAVKEAVPDLIVIADTCLCEYTAHGHCGYLEVGDLTGRVLNDPTLELLKKTAVSQAKAGADIIAPSGMMDGFVQAIRGALDDAGYQDTPILSYAAKYASAYYGPFRDAAESTPQFGDRRTYQMDPGNAREALKEIALDIAEGADMLMVKPALAYMDIIWRVKEASNLPVAAYNVSGEYSMIKAAALNGWIDEQRVVLETLTSFKRAGTDLILTYHAKDAARWLQ from the coding sequence ATGTTTCCCATTCATCGCCCTCGCCGCTTGAGAACGCATCCGCAGTTACGCCGGATGGTACGTGAAACTGTTTTAACAACTAGCGATTTAATTTATCCCTTGTTTGCTGTACCTGGTGACGGTATTGCCAAAGAAGTGAAATCGATGCCTGGTGTTTACCAGTTATCAGTCGATAAGATTGTTGAAGAAGCCAAGGAAGTATATGACTTAGGTATTCCTGGGATTATTTTATTTGGGATTCCTGAAGATAAAGATACCGATGCTACTGGCGCGTGGCACGATTGCGGAATTGTGCAAAAAGCTGCGACTGCCGTTAAAGAAGCAGTTCCAGATTTGATTGTCATTGCAGATACGTGTTTGTGCGAGTATACTGCGCACGGGCATTGTGGTTATTTAGAAGTTGGAGACTTGACAGGAAGAGTATTAAACGATCCGACACTAGAATTATTAAAGAAAACCGCAGTATCTCAAGCCAAAGCAGGCGCAGATATTATCGCACCATCTGGAATGATGGATGGCTTTGTGCAGGCAATACGCGGTGCGTTGGATGATGCGGGATATCAAGATACACCGATATTGTCTTATGCGGCGAAGTATGCATCGGCGTATTATGGTCCTTTTCGGGATGCGGCGGAATCAACACCGCAGTTTGGCGATCGCCGAACTTATCAAATGGATCCTGGTAATGCACGGGAAGCTTTAAAAGAAATTGCGCTGGATATTGCAGAAGGTGCAGATATGCTGATGGTTAAGCCTGCGTTAGCATACATGGACATTATCTGGCGTGTCAAGGAAGCAAGTAATTTACCTGTTGCAGCATATAACGTATCTGGCGAGTATTCCATGATTAAAGCCGCTGCGCTTAATGGTTGGATTGACGAACAACGCGTTGTTTTAGAAACATTAACCAGCTTTAAACGTGCTGGGACAGATTTAATTCTGACTTATCATGCTAAAGACGCGGCGCGGTGGTTACAGTAG
- a CDS encoding DUF29 family protein: MEELITLKQLLHEGKVTEALELVEELEEMSKSDKLNKIFSYGIILLLHLIKQSAENRSTKSWETSIFNAVKQIQRTNQRHKVKGTYLTEEELAETLQDAYESALRKASVEAFEGRYEVDEIAQMVDKEIILENALHLILSQK, encoded by the coding sequence ATGGAAGAATTGATAACACTTAAACAACTTCTTCATGAGGGCAAAGTGACAGAGGCTCTGGAGTTGGTTGAAGAATTAGAAGAAATGAGTAAATCGGATAAACTGAATAAAATTTTTAGTTATGGAATTATATTATTATTACATTTAATCAAACAATCGGCTGAAAACCGCTCTACCAAATCTTGGGAGACTTCTATTTTTAACGCTGTAAAGCAAATTCAACGAACTAATCAGCGTCATAAAGTGAAAGGGACTTATCTTACTGAAGAGGAATTAGCAGAAACATTACAAGATGCTTATGAATCAGCCCTAAGAAAAGCATCTGTAGAAGCTTTTGAGGGTCGATATGAAGTCGATGAAATTGCTCAAATGGTTGATAAGGAAATCATTTTAGAAAATGCATTACATTTAATTTTGTCTCAAAAATAA
- a CDS encoding metallophosphoesterase family protein — protein sequence MNSAPQLLSDPFLQLPTETTVNVVWFTEFAGTEHNVLYGKNLEQSAIATTTKLSRMREDQDSHAKNQYQQPTPRDIWRHEATVRDLTSGDRLPYQVTSTTEDGTTVKSREFTLAPKPQLGTPLKILLTSDHQLKPMTAANLQKVVETVGRVDAVFFAGDMVNVPDRASEWFDDSRGCAFFPCLQGRGSYDLTKNGTKTTYTGGEIIQHAPLFSTIGNHEVMGRYAYSDSLDGEFDDAVPRAIAKARLKDASDRTLKDHSFNTDTYEEIFTLPKSESGGKTYYALSFGDVRLVVLYATNTWRYPHLNGKFKGKYREREADLNQPEKWGYGQHIFEAITPGSPQYIWLQQELCSPAFQQAKFKIVMLHHPPHSLGGNIVPAYTDPVQSIERHEDGTIKAIRYEYPQDADYLIRDVVPLLEAANVQLVFYGHSHLWNRFVSPNGTHYLETSNVGNSYGAHVGENKRPIPEGYQEHYAAIGDPNGREPVMPTIAPFSNENSKPTPYIASNDITVFSIFDTASGLITSYAFDTRETNSKVVKFDEFQLK from the coding sequence ATGAATTCTGCGCCACAACTATTAAGCGATCCCTTTTTGCAATTACCAACCGAAACGACGGTTAATGTTGTTTGGTTTACCGAATTTGCGGGAACTGAACACAACGTCTTGTATGGCAAAAATTTAGAACAAAGTGCGATCGCAACGACAACAAAACTCAGCCGCATGCGCGAAGATCAAGATTCTCACGCTAAAAATCAATATCAACAGCCGACGCCACGCGACATCTGGCGACATGAAGCGACTGTTCGCGATTTAACTTCTGGCGATCGCCTTCCTTATCAGGTTACGAGTACAACAGAGGATGGAACAACCGTTAAAAGTCGCGAATTTACTCTCGCACCCAAACCCCAGCTAGGAACACCACTCAAAATTCTTTTAACTTCAGATCACCAACTCAAACCAATGACGGCGGCGAATTTGCAGAAAGTCGTAGAAACCGTAGGGCGAGTAGACGCGGTATTTTTTGCGGGTGATATGGTAAATGTCCCTGATCGCGCCTCTGAATGGTTTGATGATAGTCGAGGTTGTGCTTTTTTTCCTTGTCTTCAAGGTCGTGGCAGTTACGATTTAACCAAAAATGGCACTAAGACGACTTACACAGGCGGAGAAATCATTCAACACGCGCCGCTATTTTCTACGATTGGTAATCATGAGGTGATGGGGCGCTATGCGTACAGCGATAGCTTAGATGGTGAATTTGATGATGCGGTTCCCCGCGCGATCGCCAAAGCAAGACTAAAAGATGCAAGCGATCGCACACTCAAAGATCATTCGTTTAATACCGACACCTACGAAGAGATTTTTACTTTACCCAAAAGTGAATCGGGCGGAAAAACCTACTACGCGCTTAGTTTTGGCGACGTTCGCTTAGTCGTACTCTATGCCACGAATACTTGGCGCTATCCTCATCTTAATGGCAAGTTTAAGGGTAAATATCGCGAACGCGAAGCCGATTTAAATCAACCTGAAAAGTGGGGTTACGGACAGCATATTTTTGAAGCGATCACGCCTGGTAGCCCTCAATATATCTGGTTACAGCAAGAACTTTGTAGCCCAGCGTTTCAACAAGCAAAATTCAAAATTGTGATGTTGCATCATCCACCGCATTCGCTGGGAGGAAACATTGTTCCTGCTTACACCGATCCAGTGCAAAGTATTGAACGCCACGAAGATGGCACGATTAAAGCTATACGCTACGAATATCCCCAAGATGCCGATTATCTCATCCGCGATGTTGTTCCTTTACTAGAAGCAGCAAACGTACAACTTGTATTTTATGGTCATTCGCATTTGTGGAATCGTTTTGTGAGTCCTAATGGAACGCACTATTTAGAAACTTCAAATGTGGGTAATTCCTACGGCGCACACGTCGGCGAAAATAAACGCCCTATCCCTGAGGGTTATCAAGAACACTATGCAGCAATCGGAGATCCCAACGGGCGGGAACCAGTCATGCCAACAATTGCACCTTTCTCGAATGAGAACAGTAAACCCACTCCTTACATTGCCAGTAATGATATTACAGTTTTTAGTATTTTCGATACAGCAAGTGGTTTGATTACTAGCTATGCGTTTGATACGCGAGAAACTAACTCAAAAGTTGTGAAATTTGATGAGTTTCAGTTGAAATAA
- a CDS encoding metal ABC transporter ATP-binding protein, translating to MTSRINNSHPILKVENLTVYQHNYCAVRDVSFELSPGTNTAIVGPNGAGKSTLVQAILNLIPYSTGNVEIFARPLERLGHLRHLLGYVPQNFIFDRTFPLSVSELVGLGWVKKRKSPFWWNAEKSETKAAIAQALRRVGVYHLRNQAIGTLSGGELKRVLLAYCLVIPRKLLVLDEAFAGVDMQGAADFYNLLHELQQEEGWTVLQVSHDIDMVSRHCDRVICLNQTLVCTGTPEVALSPENLLATYGPRFSRYHHQH from the coding sequence ATGACATCGCGTATTAATAACTCACATCCAATTTTAAAAGTCGAAAACCTGACTGTTTACCAGCACAACTATTGTGCGGTGCGTGATGTCTCTTTTGAATTATCACCAGGGACAAATACGGCGATTGTTGGTCCTAACGGTGCGGGGAAAAGTACTTTAGTACAAGCTATTTTAAATTTAATTCCTTACTCCACTGGTAATGTAGAAATTTTTGCTCGTCCCCTCGAACGCCTCGGACACTTACGCCACTTACTGGGATATGTACCACAAAACTTTATCTTTGACCGCACTTTTCCACTATCGGTGAGTGAGTTAGTCGGTTTAGGTTGGGTAAAAAAAAGGAAAAGTCCTTTTTGGTGGAATGCTGAAAAATCAGAAACAAAAGCTGCGATCGCCCAAGCCTTGCGGCGCGTTGGAGTTTATCATTTACGCAATCAAGCCATCGGGACGCTGAGTGGGGGAGAGTTGAAGCGGGTGTTACTCGCTTATTGCTTGGTCATACCCCGAAAACTACTCGTTTTAGATGAAGCGTTTGCGGGTGTGGATATGCAAGGTGCCGCAGATTTTTACAATTTACTCCACGAACTTCAGCAAGAAGAAGGCTGGACAGTACTGCAAGTTTCGCACGATATTGATATGGTTAGTCGGCACTGCGATCGCGTTATTTGCCTTAATCAAACGCTTGTTTGCACCGGAACTCCAGAAGTCGCACTTTCTCCAGAAAACTTACTCGCGACGTATGGTCCACGTTTCAGCCGCTATCACCATCAGCATTGA
- a CDS encoding metal ABC transporter substrate-binding protein has product MIRQKLQQRRHKRNVLSLVALLLLSMASGCNQATQETQAQQTQESPAPQSEQIRVVATFLPIYWFTRAVAGDRAQVEILVPPGSEVHDYQATPADVQAIATADVLVKNGLGMEDFLEGTIKNAGNPNLQQIDASSGIQTIGEISPVEKATDHDHDHGHSHGHSHDHADGNPHVWLDPVLARQQVENIRDGLIAADPANKDTYQANAAAYIQQLDQLHNQFQQSLQQYPNCTFITFHDAYPYLANRYQLKQVAVVEIPEDQPSPGDIQRAVNAVKKYNAQAIFAEPGVDNRLLQSLSQDLNLTVQSIDPLEAGPTDPQHYFTAMSENLQNIKAACQ; this is encoded by the coding sequence GTGATTCGCCAGAAGCTACAACAACGTCGTCACAAGCGTAATGTCTTGTCGCTGGTTGCACTTTTACTGTTATCAATGGCTTCAGGTTGTAATCAAGCGACACAAGAAACTCAAGCACAACAAACACAAGAATCTCCCGCGCCGCAGTCTGAACAAATTCGCGTGGTCGCGACGTTTTTGCCGATATATTGGTTTACGAGGGCAGTTGCAGGCGACAGGGCACAAGTAGAAATTTTAGTACCACCAGGTAGCGAAGTCCATGATTATCAAGCAACACCCGCAGACGTACAAGCGATCGCAACGGCGGATGTGTTAGTGAAAAATGGCTTGGGGATGGAAGACTTCTTAGAAGGTACGATTAAAAACGCTGGAAATCCAAACTTACAGCAGATCGATGCTTCGAGTGGAATTCAAACTATAGGAGAAATTTCACCTGTTGAAAAAGCGACAGATCATGACCATGATCATGGACATAGCCACGGTCACAGTCACGATCATGCAGATGGAAATCCGCACGTTTGGCTCGATCCGGTATTAGCAAGACAGCAAGTCGAGAATATTCGCGACGGCTTAATTGCGGCTGATCCGGCGAATAAAGATACGTATCAAGCAAATGCGGCTGCTTACATTCAACAGCTAGACCAATTGCACAATCAATTTCAACAAAGTCTCCAACAATATCCTAATTGCACTTTTATTACGTTTCATGATGCGTATCCGTATTTAGCGAATCGCTATCAACTCAAGCAAGTTGCTGTTGTTGAAATTCCTGAAGATCAACCGTCGCCAGGCGATATTCAACGCGCAGTTAATGCAGTTAAAAAGTACAATGCACAAGCAATTTTTGCGGAACCTGGAGTTGATAATCGATTGCTACAAAGCTTATCTCAAGATTTAAATTTAACAGTGCAATCAATTGATCCTTTAGAAGCGGGACCAACCGATCCGCAACATTACTTCACCGCGATGAGCGAAAATCTACAAAACATCAAAGCGGCTTGTCAGTAA
- a CDS encoding iron uptake porin has protein sequence MLAASTSAIALVSNSALAQEVSTFNSNALSQVTSVSQLSDVQPTDWAFQALQSLVERYGCIAGYPDGTYRGNRALTRYEFAAGLNACLDRVNELIATATANQVTREDLATLQRLQEEFAAEVATLRGRTDALEATVAELEANQFSTTTQLTGEVVVGAAGIISGQDADGNDLDESVILGQRTRLEFNTSFTGSDQLYTLISTGNFPGFSDVTGITEGELAFTQDEANNVGLESLLYSFPLGETTEVVLGFSGGAFYDYTDTLTVMDGDGGSGALSAFGTRNPIYNLGDGAGVGIRQQLGNTLELSLGYLATDASSPLDGSGLFNGPYAGIAQLVLKPSDRFNIGLTYINSYKASDTGAGSSRASFARFDEAFFENLNLEPVDVPTISNSYGLQLSWQISNNFVLGGWVGYTNTRLLSTLGGLLERGDSDIFNYAVTLAFPDLGREGNLLGIIVGMEPRLTGTGVALNPVAAANLIAANPDLVLPDLGEDEDMSLHIEAFYQLQLTDNFAITPGVIWITAPDFNDANQDIVIGAIRTTFSF, from the coding sequence ATGCTAGCGGCGAGTACAAGTGCGATCGCCCTTGTCAGCAATTCGGCATTAGCGCAAGAAGTGTCAACCTTCAACTCAAACGCGCTTTCACAAGTGACATCAGTTTCGCAGTTGTCTGATGTCCAACCGACCGACTGGGCATTTCAAGCACTACAATCGTTAGTCGAACGCTATGGCTGTATCGCGGGTTATCCTGACGGTACTTATCGCGGTAATCGTGCGTTGACCAGATACGAATTCGCCGCCGGTTTAAATGCTTGTCTCGACCGCGTTAACGAGTTAATTGCGACAGCCACCGCCAATCAGGTGACGCGAGAAGACTTAGCAACCCTCCAAAGACTACAAGAGGAATTTGCAGCGGAAGTAGCAACGCTACGCGGTCGTACCGATGCCTTAGAAGCCACTGTCGCTGAACTAGAAGCGAATCAATTTTCAACAACAACACAACTCACGGGCGAAGTCGTTGTTGGCGCAGCCGGAATTATTTCTGGACAAGACGCCGACGGTAACGACCTTGATGAGTCAGTCATTCTCGGACAGCGAACGCGGCTCGAATTTAATACAAGTTTTACGGGTAGCGACCAACTATATACATTAATCTCAACTGGCAATTTCCCAGGCTTTTCTGATGTAACAGGGATAACCGAAGGAGAACTAGCGTTTACGCAAGATGAAGCGAATAACGTTGGACTCGAATCACTTTTGTATAGCTTTCCTTTGGGAGAAACAACAGAAGTTGTTCTAGGATTTAGTGGTGGTGCTTTCTATGACTATACAGACACGTTAACCGTGATGGATGGTGATGGTGGTTCTGGGGCACTATCTGCGTTTGGTACTCGTAACCCGATATATAACCTTGGTGACGGCGCAGGCGTAGGAATTCGCCAACAACTTGGCAATACCTTGGAACTGAGTTTAGGATATTTAGCAACCGATGCGAGTAGTCCTCTCGACGGTAGCGGTTTATTTAATGGACCTTATGCAGGTATCGCCCAGTTAGTCTTAAAACCGAGCGATCGCTTTAATATTGGTTTAACTTACATCAACTCCTACAAAGCTAGCGATACTGGTGCTGGTAGTAGCCGCGCATCGTTTGCGCGCTTTGACGAGGCTTTCTTCGAGAATTTGAATCTAGAACCCGTTGATGTCCCCACTATTAGCAACTCTTACGGGTTACAGCTTTCGTGGCAAATCAGTAACAACTTTGTTCTTGGTGGCTGGGTGGGTTACACCAATACACGCTTACTTTCTACGTTAGGTGGACTACTCGAACGTGGCGATAGCGACATCTTTAACTACGCAGTTACGCTAGCATTCCCTGATTTGGGACGCGAAGGCAATTTACTCGGTATCATCGTCGGTATGGAACCTCGGTTAACGGGCACTGGTGTCGCGCTGAACCCAGTTGCAGCGGCGAATCTGATTGCGGCTAATCCCGATTTAGTCCTTCCAGACTTAGGCGAAGACGAAGATATGTCGTTGCACATTGAAGCGTTTTATCAGCTACAACTCACCGACAATTTTGCGATTACTCCTGGCGTAATTTGGATTACAGCACCTGATTTTAATGATGCCAATCAGGATATCGTTATCGGTGCAATCCGCACGACTTTCTCGTTCTAA
- a CDS encoding Rqc2 family fibronectin-binding protein, translating to MQSVDFTTLTAASSDICANWLPARVEQVYQRDRFWIVLGLRTLQQRGWLDISWHPQAARICIGDPPPRKPDTFAFSQQILHQLSGLALIGIEAIAPWERVLDLQFARRPGENPLFHLYVEIMGKHSNVILTAANQEIITAAQQVSPQQSSIRPVQTGQPYEFPPSLTNDVPSLQESQQRWQAKVSLVPGALKRCLIKSYRGTSPALVESMVRAANLDPEQSTETLTPSDWEQLFQRWQEWLEALEKSHFQPGWTAKGYTVLGWEMIQPVKNIQDLLNQYYTALLNQQEFQQLRQQLSQKLKNLLEKLQTKANNFSDRLEQSNRADDYKQQADLLMAHLQAWEPGMTKITLADFETGAPVTIALEPEKNAVQNAQSLYKRSGKLKRARGAVEPLLAEVNAEIAYLQQVEAAIAQIEKYHTDADLEALKEIREELIQQRYLEDSEYTRRSDANSASTNFHRYRTPSGFELLIGRNNRQNDYLTFRLAGDYDLWFHAQEIPGSHVLLRLDPGAVPETADLQFTANFAAYYSRSRQSDQVPVVYTEPKYVYKPKGAKPGIALYKNERLLWGQPQQAEAYLRGEE from the coding sequence TTGCAATCTGTTGACTTTACAACACTAACGGCTGCTTCCAGCGACATCTGCGCGAATTGGCTACCGGCGCGGGTGGAACAGGTTTATCAACGCGATCGCTTTTGGATCGTGTTAGGATTACGTACGCTTCAACAGCGCGGCTGGCTAGATATTTCATGGCATCCGCAAGCGGCGCGCATTTGTATCGGCGATCCACCACCGCGCAAACCGGATACGTTTGCTTTTAGCCAACAAATCCTACATCAACTCAGCGGTTTAGCTTTGATCGGCATTGAAGCGATCGCGCCTTGGGAACGCGTTTTAGATTTGCAATTTGCCCGTCGTCCTGGCGAAAACCCCTTATTTCACCTTTATGTAGAAATTATGGGGAAACACAGTAATGTGATTCTCACCGCTGCTAATCAAGAGATTATCACTGCGGCGCAGCAAGTCAGCCCGCAACAATCGAGCATTCGCCCTGTACAAACTGGACAACCTTACGAATTTCCACCGAGTCTGACTAACGACGTTCCCAGCTTGCAAGAATCACAACAACGTTGGCAAGCGAAAGTTAGTTTAGTTCCTGGTGCTTTAAAACGCTGCTTAATTAAAAGCTATCGTGGAACGAGTCCAGCGTTAGTTGAATCAATGGTACGCGCGGCGAATCTCGATCCTGAACAATCGACCGAGACGTTAACACCGTCCGATTGGGAACAGTTATTTCAACGTTGGCAAGAATGGCTAGAAGCATTAGAAAAATCGCACTTTCAACCAGGTTGGACAGCTAAAGGATATACCGTACTCGGTTGGGAGATGATTCAGCCGGTTAAAAATATTCAAGATTTACTCAATCAGTATTACACCGCACTTCTTAATCAGCAGGAATTTCAGCAATTACGCCAGCAGCTAAGTCAGAAATTGAAAAATCTGTTGGAGAAGTTGCAAACAAAAGCGAATAACTTTAGCGATCGCCTGGAACAATCAAATCGCGCCGACGACTACAAACAACAAGCTGACTTATTAATGGCGCATCTCCAAGCTTGGGAACCAGGGATGACAAAGATTACCCTCGCGGATTTTGAGACAGGTGCACCCGTCACAATTGCTTTAGAACCTGAAAAAAATGCGGTGCAAAATGCCCAAAGCCTCTACAAGCGTAGTGGTAAACTAAAACGCGCGCGCGGTGCAGTTGAGCCGTTGCTAGCCGAAGTCAATGCAGAAATTGCATATTTGCAGCAAGTCGAAGCCGCGATCGCCCAAATCGAAAAGTATCACACCGATGCCGATCTGGAAGCCCTCAAAGAAATTCGCGAGGAATTAATTCAACAACGCTATCTCGAAGATTCTGAATACACGCGTCGTAGTGATGCGAATAGCGCTAGCACTAACTTTCATCGCTATCGTACTCCGAGTGGTTTTGAATTGCTCATTGGTCGTAACAATCGCCAAAATGACTATTTGACTTTTCGCCTTGCCGGAGATTACGATTTGTGGTTTCATGCGCAAGAAATTCCTGGTAGCCACGTTTTACTCCGGCTCGATCCTGGCGCAGTACCAGAAACCGCTGATTTACAGTTTACGGCAAATTTTGCTGCTTACTACAGCCGTTCGCGTCAAAGTGACCAAGTTCCAGTTGTTTACACTGAACCGAAATATGTCTATAAGCCCAAAGGCGCAAAACCAGGAATTGCACTCTACAAAAACGAACGCCTTTTGTGGGGACAACCGCAACAAGCCGAAGCGTATCTTAGGGGTGAGGAGTGA
- the remA gene encoding extracellular matrix/biofilm regulator RemA: protein MDIQLINIGFGNIVSANRVVAIVSPESAPIKRIISDAKDRNQLIDATYGRRTRAVIITDSSHVILSAIQPETVANRFVVNRDHSSE, encoded by the coding sequence ATGGACATTCAGCTAATCAACATCGGGTTTGGCAATATCGTATCTGCCAACCGAGTGGTTGCCATAGTCAGTCCAGAGTCTGCCCCCATTAAGCGTATCATTAGCGATGCTAAAGATCGCAACCAGTTGATTGACGCCACCTATGGTCGTCGCACTCGGGCTGTCATTATTACCGATTCTAGTCACGTAATTCTCTCGGCAATTCAACCGGAAACGGTGGCGAATCGTTTTGTGGTGAATCGCGATCATAGTTCGGAATAG